The stretch of DNA CGTCGCCGTACAGCTGCGCACCTCCGTAGCCCGCCTCGACGACCTCGTCGAGGCGGTCGCGCGCCATCGCGAGCATGTCGTCGTGGGTGCCGAAGTTGATCGAGTCCGTCGGACACGCCTTTGCGCAGGCCGGCTCGCCACCATCGATCAACCGGTCGTAGCACAGCGTGCACTTCCAGACCCTGCCGTCGTCCTCGCGGCGGTCGAGGACGCCGTAGGGACAGGCCGGCACGCAGTAGCCGCACCCGTTGCAGATGTCCTCCTGCACCACGACCGTGGCGAACTCGGTCTTGAACAGCGAGCCCGTCGGGCAGACGTCGAGGCACGCGGCCGTGGTGCAGTGCTTGCACACGTCGGAGCTCATCAGCCACCGGAAGCTGACATCGGCCGAGCTGCCGATCGGCACCGCCAGCCCGTCCTCGCCCATGCGGGTGACGTCGATGCCGGCGGGGTCGACGGCCTCCTCGCCTGCGAAGCCCTCGCCGCCGATGCGCGTCAGATCGACCGGATCGCCGGGCAGGGCGGCACGCCCGGTCCGGTCCCCGCCCACCGGCGAAGCTGCCGCGCCGCCCGCACCAGTGAAGACGCCGGCCTCGCCCATGGCCATGATCTCGGGGACCCGCTGCTCGATGAACGCCACGTGGCGCCACGTGTCCGCACCCAGGCCACCAGTGTTGTCGTACGAGTCGCCCGACAGCTCGTCGATGGTCGCCGGGATGGCGTTCCACTCCTTGCAGGCGACCTCGCACGCCTTGCACCCGATGCACACGGTCGTGTCGGTGAAGAACCCCATCCGGGGCTGGGCGTCCCGATATCCGGGGGCCACGCTCATGACGCGCTCCGCTCGCGCTGGCGGGCGCACGACGTCTCGGCATGCGCGGCACTCACTGGTGCACCATCCTCATGCGTGACCTCGCTCCATGGAGTAGCTCGTCGGATGGCCCTGCCCATCGCGCGTCCGCTGGATGTTGCCCGGCCCGTCGC from Euzebyales bacterium encodes:
- a CDS encoding 4Fe-4S dicluster domain-containing protein, encoding MSVAPGYRDAQPRMGFFTDTTVCIGCKACEVACKEWNAIPATIDELSGDSYDNTGGLGADTWRHVAFIEQRVPEIMAMGEAGVFTGAGGAAASPVGGDRTGRAALPGDPVDLTRIGGEGFAGEEAVDPAGIDVTRMGEDGLAVPIGSSADVSFRWLMSSDVCKHCTTAACLDVCPTGSLFKTEFATVVVQEDICNGCGYCVPACPYGVLDRREDDGRVWKCTLCYDRLIDGGEPACAKACPTDSINFGTHDDMLAMARDRLDEVVEAGYGGAQLYGDGPSGGVDGAGSVFLLLDQPEVYGLPPDPIASTKHLGDMWRSAAVAALTLAAGVAAAVLGGRR